Proteins encoded by one window of Candidatus Hydrogenedentota bacterium:
- a CDS encoding adenylosuccinate lyase, which yields MTQEYSSPLVERFATPPMKKVWSAQKKFSTWRRCWLALAEAQQELGLDISDSQLEAMRAHLDDIDFEKAAAYEKQTRHDVMAHIHAFGDVAPEARPIIHLGATSCYVGDNTDLILMREAMQLILNKVAAVVARIRRFALAQKDQPALGFTHYQPAQLVTVGKRACLWAQDLLIDGIQAETMLRGLRCRGIKGATGTQASFMALFNQDEEKVRLLDQRITEKLGFEQAYIVTGQTYTRKVDTQLLNVLAGIGESAHKFGTDMRLLQNLKEMEEPFESSQVGSSAMPYKRNPMRSERICALSRFLMTAPLHGAFTTAVQWFERTLDDSAIRRLSIPEAFLAADAVLNLYLNVMEAPRVYPKVIEKRIWSELPFMASENILMACVRRGGDRQRLHEIIRGHAQEVGRCVKEEGAENDLLERLAADPEINMTREEMDTVLDLRQFVGRAPEQVLQFISEEVDPFLERHKDAAALSSDVQL from the coding sequence TTGACATCAGCGACAGCCAGCTTGAAGCGATGCGTGCTCATCTTGACGATATCGATTTCGAAAAAGCGGCGGCTTATGAAAAACAAACGCGTCATGATGTGATGGCACATATTCACGCTTTCGGCGATGTTGCTCCCGAGGCACGGCCCATCATTCATCTGGGCGCAACCAGCTGTTACGTTGGCGATAATACAGACCTCATTTTGATGCGTGAAGCCATGCAGCTCATATTGAATAAAGTGGCTGCCGTAGTGGCGCGGATACGCCGATTCGCCCTCGCCCAGAAGGATCAGCCTGCCTTGGGTTTCACCCATTACCAACCCGCGCAGCTCGTGACGGTTGGAAAACGGGCTTGCTTGTGGGCGCAAGATCTGCTGATCGACGGCATCCAGGCAGAGACGATGCTCCGCGGGCTGCGCTGCAGAGGTATCAAAGGCGCCACAGGAACCCAAGCCTCCTTCATGGCCTTATTCAATCAAGATGAAGAGAAAGTCAGGCTCTTAGATCAGCGGATCACCGAAAAACTTGGATTTGAACAAGCCTATATTGTTACCGGACAGACCTATACGCGCAAAGTGGACACCCAACTCTTGAACGTCCTCGCCGGGATTGGAGAATCAGCTCATAAGTTCGGCACCGATATGCGGCTGCTCCAAAATCTTAAGGAAATGGAAGAACCATTTGAATCCTCTCAAGTGGGCAGTTCTGCAATGCCCTACAAGCGCAATCCCATGCGCAGCGAAAGGATTTGTGCCCTGTCCCGATTTTTGATGACAGCGCCCCTGCACGGGGCCTTCACGACAGCCGTCCAATGGTTCGAGCGCACCTTGGATGATAGCGCAATCCGCCGCCTCAGCATCCCCGAGGCTTTTCTCGCCGCCGATGCCGTACTCAATCTCTATCTCAACGTCATGGAAGCGCCTCGTGTCTATCCAAAGGTCATTGAAAAACGGATTTGGAGCGAACTGCCTTTTATGGCGTCTGAAAACATTTTGATGGCTTGTGTACGGCGGGGTGGAGACAGACAAAGGCTCCATGAAATAATCCGTGGTCATGCGCAGGAAGTCGGGCGTTGTGTAAAAGAAGAGGGTGCAGAAAATGATTTGCTCGAACGCTTGGCAGCTGATCCCGAGATCAACATGACCCGCGAAGAAATGGATACGGTCTTGGATTTACGCCAATTTGTTGGACGCGCGCCCGAACAGGTTCTTCAATTCATCAGCGAAGAAGTAGATCCTTTTTTGGAGCGGCACAAAGACGCCGCCGCGCTAAGCTCAGATGTACAGCTCTAG